One region of Macadamia integrifolia cultivar HAES 741 chromosome 11, SCU_Mint_v3, whole genome shotgun sequence genomic DNA includes:
- the LOC122092919 gene encoding uncharacterized protein LOC122092919, with product MDPIKYLFEKPTLMGRLARWLLLLAEFDIVYVIQKSIKGSVITEHLSAYPIVDTRPLNDIFPDEDVVSVEVENEVGIWQMFFNGAVNHKDCGAEVLLITPEVLNMPMAYRLDFECTNNMAEYEACLMGLKAAISIGVKRLEVYGDSSIVIYQVQGKWKTKEEKLKPYQGCVESLMKQFTEISFDNFQRDNNRFADALDTLALIVDFGLGEQIQPFIIDQKDHPSHQGFFNALTVDGRPWFAHVVDFIREGKYPTHATQGDRRFLRRYATQFILHEDISYK from the coding sequence ATGGATCCCATTAAGTATCTTTTTGAGAAACCCACGTTGATGGGGAGATTAGCACGTTGGTTATTGCTCTTAGCGGAGTTCGACATTGTGTATGTCATCCAGAAgtccatcaagggtagtgtcatCACTGAACACCTATCCGCATATCCAATTGTTGATACGAGGCCTTTGAATGACATATTTCCAGATGAAGATGTAGTTTCTGTTGAGGTTGAAAATGAGGTTGGCATTTGGCAAATGTTCTTTAATGGAGCCGTCAATCACAAAGATTGTGGAGCCGAAGTTCTACTTATAACTCCTGAAGTGTTAAACATGCCCATGGCATATAGGTTGGACTTTGAGTGCACCAACAACATGGCCGAGTATGAAGCTTGCCTCATGGGATTGAAAGCAGCCATCTCTATTGGGGTCAAAAGATTGGAAGTATATGGAGATTCATCGATTGTCATATACCAAGTCCAAGGTAAGTGgaaaacaaaggaggaaaagttaaaaccataccAAGGGTGTGTAGAGTCTCTAATGAAGCAGTTCACAGAAATTAGTTTTGACAATTTCCAAAGGGACAATAACAGGTTTGCCGATGCTTTGGATACTCTCGCATTGATTGTTGATTTTGGTCTGGGTGAGCAAATACAACCATTCATTATAGATCAGAAAGATCATCCTTCACATCAAGGCTTCTTCAATGCCCTAACAGTAGATGGTAGGCCTTGGTTTGCCCATGttgtggattttatcagagaGGGGAAGTACCCTACACATGCTACCCAAGGAGATAGAAGGTTCTTGAGGCGTTATGCTACCCAGTTCATATTACACGAAGATATTTCATACAAGTGA
- the LOC122094352 gene encoding F-box protein At5g46170-like, producing the protein MSFLRQDLTGRICPEREREPATADSEPNMEIDHFDRLPDSLLLIVFNKIGDVKALGRCCVVSRRFHGLVPQVDNVVVRVDCVISDDDATSAAASADKNRGVFSNFVRFVFGGIVKPLQAIGHFLGPKKNLSTSTSSSSSSPLGGGGGGAGGAEEDDIDAGGVTHHSPTQVLKNFNEIRRLRIELPSGELGIDSGVLLNWRADFGSTLDNCVILGASSVLSPDTAKLETGAVAGSGAGGGDALCVGGNGDDNGNIPESFYTNGGLKLRVVWTISSLIAASARHYLLQPIIAEHHTLDSLILTDADGQGVLCMNREQLEELRVKPLSASTASRRTLVPALNMRLWYAPHLELPNGVVLKGATLVAIRPTEQSATAKKEISDCSWVSAAFEEPYGTAAKLLVKRRTYCLEMNSF; encoded by the coding sequence ATGTCTTTCCTTCGACAAGATCTCACAGGTCGGATATGTCCAGAACGAGAACGAGAGCCAGCGACGGCGGATTCAGAACCCAACATGGAGATTGACCATTTCGATAGGTTACCAGACTCTCTCTTACTTATAGTCTTCAACAAGATCGGAGATGTCAAAGCCTTGGGCCGTTGCTGCGTCGTCTCTCGTAGGTTCCATGGCTTGGTTCCTCAGGTCGACAACGTTGTGGTTCGAGTCGATTGCGTCATCTCCGACGATGACGCTACTTCCGCTGCTGCTTCCGCAGATAAGAACCGTGGGGTCTTCTCTAATTTTGTTCGGTTCGTTTTTGGTGGAATCGTTAAGCCTCTGCAAGCTATTGGGCATTTTCTTGGACCCAAGAAAAATTTGTCAACTTCTACTTCATCTTCGTCATCATCTCCgttaggtggtggtggtggaggtgctgGAGGAGCCGAGGAGGACGATATCGATGCTGGTGGAGTCACCCACCACTCGCCCACGCAGGTTCTGAAGAACTTCAATGAGATCAGGCGTCTCCGAATTGAACTCCCAAGCGGAGAACTAGGGATCGATTCGGGTGTTTTGCTCAATTGGAGGGCAGATTTTGGATCCACCCTTGATAACTGTGTGATTCTTGGTGCCTCATCTGTTCTCTCCCCTGATACCGCCAAATTGGAGACTGGGGCCGTTGCCGGTTCCGGTGCCGGTGGCGGCGATGCTTTGTGTGTCGGCGGCAATGGAGACGACAATGGGAACATACCTGAATCGTTTTATACTAACGGTGGGCTTAAATTGAGAGTCGTTTGGACTATTAGTTCTCTGATCGCAGCTTCTGCCAGGCATTACTTGCTTCAGCCGATAATTGCAGAGCATCACACCCTTGATAGCTTGATTCTTACAGATGCTGATGGGCAAGGTGTGCTGTGTATGAACAGAGAGCAATTGGAGGAGCTGAGGGTGAAACCCTTGTCTGCTTCTACCGCTTCAAGACGAACTCTGGTGCCTGCACTCAATATGAGGCTTTGGTATGCTCCCCACTTGGAGCTACCCAATGGGGTTGTGCTGAAAGGGGCGACACTGGTTGCAATTAGGCCGACTGAGCAGTCGGCGACAGCGAAGAAGGAGATCTCTGATTGCTCTTGGGTTTCTGCAGCTTTCGAAGAGCCGTATGGGACGGCCGCCAAACTGCTGGTGAAGAGACGAACCTACTGTCTTGAGATGAACTCCTTCTGA